In Archaeoglobus profundus DSM 5631, the sequence TTACCTAAATCGTAAAACCTCAGAAATACAGCCAAAATTACAATGGCAATCCTTATCCACTTTCGCATGCCGTGAGTAGTTCATCTGAAGAAATACTTTACTCGTAACCAGCAATCTTGTAGTAACCGTAACGCGGGCAGTACAGTTCTCCCTTCTGTTTGAGTTTTTCGAGAACTTCTATAGCCTTATCCTTAGGAACCTTCGAGTTCTCCGCCCTTTCAAGTATCTCCTCCTCTGGAGCGCCCCAAGGTGTCGAGCTTTCGAGCTCCTTCACTATGTTCTTAATAATGGCAATCCTATCCCTCTGAACAGCGGAAACTCCGCTTATTGCGTAATCTATATCCAGCTTGCCCGTTTCTGGATCGATTGCAATCTGCTTTATGCTCTCCTCAAATATCCTTATCGCTCTCTCCGCATCCTCAACAGTTGCAACGTTACTCAGCCTTATCTTGGCCGAAGCTTCGGTTAACCTTCTCAAAGCTTCAAGTTGTCTTGCGGTAATTGCGATAGCTCCTTGCTCCTTGCTTCTCATTCTCAGATCGATGTAGTAGTCGATTATCTTCTGCTCCGCCTCTGGTGTGAGAACTATATCCTTTATCTCATTCCTCGCAAAGAGTATGTACTTCTTGAAGAGTTCGGGATCAATCTTCGGCTTTTTGGATTCCGTATCGCTTGTAAGTATCGTCTTGGCTATTTCCTTGTCCCTAACTTCATCAGGCTCATCTAAAACGACGAATATTAGGTCGAATCTTGAAAGGAGTGGAGGATCGAGGTCTATCTGATCTACTATAGGTTCGTGCTTGTCGAACCTTCCCCTCTTCGGATTTGCACAAGCCAGTATCGAACATCTCGTGTTTAGTGTTGCGTTTATTCCCGCCTTAGCTACCGTAATCGTGTTATGTAAAATTAAACCGTGTGATACGAAGAGGTGGTATGGTTCAACCGTTATGTCGTAGACCCACTTTGAATCTCTGTTTTCAATAATTTCCACTTTCCTAACTTTAAGAAATCTTATGTTTCCTTCAATGTATCCTTTGACTATCTCGACTTTCCTTTTTAAATCTTCGAGTCTCTCTTTTGCGAACTCTAAAAGCGGTGTGGGGTCTTTCTTCAGTCTGTACCTCAGTGTTGAGTATTTTACACCAAGTTTTTTCGCCACTTCGGTTAATCTTACAACCCTCTTGGCGGATTCGATCTTTTTATTGATGTTTTCCGAATTCAGTCCATCCTCGACAGCCTTTATAACCTCTTCGACAATCTTTAACCTGTCTTTTAAGGTTTTTCTGTGTGCGTTGAAATTTCTCGAAATGTTGTTTGTAAGGTAACCGTCATTTAATCTCAAAGCGTTTAAAACATCCCTTAGAATTTCAGTAATTTCCTTAGGTAAGATGTCTCTATCGTTTCTGCGATTCTTAGAGCGTTCAAGTATCTGTAGTATTCTGCAATATCTCGGATCGTCCTTAACAATCTCAGAAAATTTCAAAATGCTGTCGTAACCTGAGATGACTACCTTGTAACATCCTTTCCATTCGTAGATATAAGAGTTTATACCTATCGAAAGTAGAAGATCGTGAAGGTCTTCAGCCATCGCCTTGGATGTCGTTGTCAATCCAACCCTGTATTTGTCAACGAAACCGTCACCCTTAAAGAAACCATTTATAAACGCTTCCTTGATGTCCTTACTTCCACCCATCACAACGTAAGGTATCCTTTTCTCTTTGGCTTTGGCAAATATCTCTGGACAGAGATTTCTAAGTCTGTTGTAGAAGTTCTTTGAGTTTATCCTAACTATTGACAAAGGTAACTTGCAGTTAGTGTAATTTTTCGTTTCTTTGAATTTCAAATTGAGTTTACCAGCAATTCTTTTGAATTCCTCTACATAATTCTTGCAAGTGTTTGTAAACCCAACTTCGTAAACTTTGTCATACGTGTAGCCGTCGGAAAGGATGTATCCTAAGAGCTTCGCCAAATCCTTGGATATTACGTTCTTAGTCAGAGTTTCATACCACCTTATTGCCGGGACTAAACAACCCTCCTTAACTTTTTCAGCGGGAACTTCAACTATATTCCCATCTTTCCAAACGAGCACGGGATGCTCGGGTGTTACGGTTACGCTCCTACCGTTACTAAACGTTATCCTCACAAACTTCTTCGGTGCTATGTGTCTACTCACCCTGTCCGCTTTAGTTATTACGATTTTCTTAGTGTTCAAATCGTATCCTAAGACGAAAACGTCATCAACTGGCAAAATTTCGGTGTCCTTTCCTACAATAACTTTATCTCTGTTCGATTCTATTAGACTGTCCACAAACTCTCCTATCCTTACCTTTCTTCCATCCGCAAGCAATATTTCGGTATCCTTGTGATAACTCTGTTGCTCGAGGCTTTCGAGCATATACCTCCTGTCCTTTTTGTCCATCTTCTCCACTTCATCGATTAAAGCTATACCCCTATCTGCCAAAACCAAAGCTCCAGCTTCGAGGGTCCATCTTCCATCATCTGCCTTAACTGCCGTGACCGTATTGTGAACGACTATACCGTTGGCTATGAAACTGTGCGTATTCTCAACAGTTAAATCGTAAACGAAGTCAAATGGAGAATTTATTATCTCTAAATTCTTTATCTTCTCCCATAAAACATCCGAATTTGCTAAGAATTCGAGTAACCTTATCCTTTCATCTCCGTTGCATGAATTTTTCAGTATTTCAACGATCTCCCTCAACTTATATCTCGAAACGTTTTTTCTCTTCGAATTGAACCCTCTAATGTTGATTCCATACTTCTTTATGATCTCATCTATAACTTTTCCCACTCCTGGAATTACATCCAAGTTCGGGTTTGATTTCTTGTATCTCCTCAGCTCTAAAAGTTTCTGCAACTTCCTATTTTTCTCAGGATTTTCGAATCCGATGTATTTTGCAAACTTTTCAATATTTTCACCGTAAATTATCAAGGAATACCTATCGTGTCTACTAACGACATCTTTTCCGTTAATTACATTGGTTTTACCTTTTACGTCCCTTTTTCTAAGGTGTGCAACTATTCCGAATCTGAGAAGGGCTAACTGTAGCTTTTTGGCTAAATTCTTGCTTGTCGTGTCTAACTCTACTATCGAAGAACCTTTTCTTCTTATAACTACACATCCATCGCAGTCAAACAATCCCCTTATGAATCCAGCTAAGATTTCATTAGGCAATGACAGTAGAATTGGTGTCATGTCGAGCTTTGATGACTTCGGTGAGGGCGGAATACCAAGTTTCCTTAGCAGATGAGCTACGATTTTTGAGCTGAATTCAACCGTTGGAACCTTATTCTTACGAGCTACATCTTTAGCCTCTATGCCGAAAATATCTCGAAGAAGCTCCTTAAACCTTCTTCTAAGCTCGTCACAGCTATTAGTAAACCTTATAACGAATCTGTCGAAGTTGCCAACGATACATCCATCTCCTGCAATCAATCCTGCAAGATATGCAAGTCTTTCATCCACATAAATTGGTATCTTTATTCTTCTTCCAGCCCTTAGAGACACTTCACTTACTTCTTTTGCAACATCCACCCAGCTAACTCCTGTAATTTCAACGAGTTTTCTGAGATGTTTCATTTTGATGTTTCCTCTTGCGTTGTCTTTAACCCAGTTGTGAATCAAGCTGTTTTCGTAAGTTCCGATCATCTTGGATAACTCTTTTTTGGATATTCCAAGCTTGGACGTTGCAACATCGACGAGCTTCTTAACGATTCCCTTTACACCATAAATTATCAAGTTGTCGAGGTCTGAAAGTAGTTCAAGCGTAGTAACAACTTTACCCCTATGCTTCAATCTCCTTACGGTAGCAACGTAATCTTGCTTAGTTAAGTCCTTTGCGGGTTTCCAAGATACCTTACCATCTTCTAAAACCATAACTTTCGTTTCTGGCGTTACTATCAGTTCTTTACCAGTTTGAGTTGTTATTCTAACCAACTTTACAGGTGATTTAAGTCTCCAAACCTTCTCAACAGCCTTCTCGGAAATTTTTGCATCGTTAAGAGTTAGCACACTAACTCCCTTAACTTCGGAATACTCCGCAATTTCGTTGTACTTCACTGATGATTTCATATTCTCTTCTACGAACTTTTCAATTTCCAATGCACAACTGTCAGTGAATACGATCGAGTCTGGTGCTACACACAATCCAGCACCAGTTGAAGCATAACCCGTTGCCAAAATAGCTCTTGGAGCCACCTGCTTTACAGCCCTCAGAATCTGAGATTTTGAAGTTGCAGGGTCACCGACGAGTAGTATGTGAATATCTCCCCTCTGCTTCGTTCCGTCAGGATTAATCCTCGTTATTCCACCGAAGAGCTGAAGAACTATAGCTTCCTTAATAACGTCGTAGCCTTTAATCGAAGGGGCTATCGACTGAACAAGGAGATCGTAAATGTCCTTTCTCTTTGCAAGTTTTCGAATCTCCTCCTTATCCTTTTCCGTGATCTGAATGTTCCTAACATCCTGATCTATGAATTCAATTGAGTTAGCTTCTAAATAGACGTCAAGCTCTGCTTTGAACTTCTTACCACCTTTTATCCTCAGTATTCCGTTGATTATGACCTTATCTCCCGGCAGAACCTTACCAGCCAGATCGTCGTATAGATAAACATCCAAGAGCTTCGGAGGTTCTGAGCTTTCCAAATTTTCTGGTAAATCCTGAATCTGAATCTTCTGAATGTCCGTAAGCTCACTTCTGTCCACGTTGAGAATTAGATTTCTTTCCCCACATCGCTCGCACTTGAAAGGTCTCTGTACAAATCCGCCATCAACTTCAACGTGATAATCCTTTCCACAACTCGGACATTCAAAAACGGCATACTTCAAAACTGGTTTTGGCTCGTAAACCTTTCTAACAATTCCCTCAACAGAAACGAACTTGTTTATGAACATGTGGTTGAGATTTTTTATTAGCATTCTCTTTGGCAGATTTACGAATCTGACGTTAAAATCTCTGATATCCACATCGTACATTCTGCATATATCCCTTACAGCCGATTTTATCAGATTTATAACGGTATCTGGCTTCTTTTCAAGCTCATCTTCAAGGCTTCTCGAATAGAGAAAATTTCTTAGTCTATTTTTAACGTCTATCTCAATTGAAGGCTTAACGTGACCATTCTCCCCGTATTTAGCTACCAATTCTTTTATCTTATCCTCACAATAATTTTCGATGAACTCCCTCCAAACATCGATCATTGTAAAGTGAGATTAGCATCCCAAGATTTAAGCTTAATTGGAACGATAAAAATATCAAAATGCTCAAATCTTTCTAAAAATTGCGCTTGCTGTTAGAATAACTCCAACTAGAGCGACTGTAGAACCTAAGATCGTATTAGGTATCAAGAAAGATCCTAACACCAATAGAAGTCCTACGATGAAAGCTACGCCACCCTTCATAAGGTCAGTTTGCCAGAGAGTAAATATACGAAACGGTTTAATTATGAGTGCGCTACGAGCGGGCATGGGTCAAACGATTGCAGAGAAGATTTTGAGTGAGAAAAGTGGGAAAGAAGTTTACGCGGGAGACTTGGTCGTTGCGAAGATCGATCAAATAGCGTTGCAAGATGGAACAGCACCTTTAGCCATAAGAAGGATTAGAGAGCTTGGGAGAGAAGTAAAGGCTGGCAAAATAACTCACTTCTTTATAGATCACGCTTCTCCACCCCCACGTAAAGAATTGGCCAACGATCAGAAGCTGATAAGGAGCTTTGCAAAGGAGATAGGGGCTGATATGAACGACGTTGGTGATGGCGTGATTCATCAGGTGATGATCGAAAAGCACGTCTGCCCAGGAGATTTGGCTGTTGGTGCGGATTCACACACGTGCACCTATGGTGCTTTGGGAGCTTTCGCTACTGGTATGGGTTCCACCGACATTGCAATAGCGATGGTTTTGGGTAAGAACTGGTTCAGAGTTCCGGAGACATTTAGAATTCAAATCGACGGAAGCTTGCCGAAAGGCGTGTTTGCTAAAGACTTGATTCTGCACATAATAGGAGAGTTGGGGGTTGATGGTGCAACCTACAAGGCTTTGGAGTTTCATGGAGAAACTATCAAAGCTATAGACATGGACTCTCGTTTGACTATGGCAAACATGGTTGTTGAATGTGGTGCGAAGGTCGGTTTGTTTGAAACTGACGATGTTACGAGGAGATTTCTCGCTGAAATGGGAAGAGAGAACTGTTTTAAAAAGATCAAAGCCGATGAAGATGCAAATTATGAGAAAGAGCTTTACTTCTCTGCCGAAATCGAGCCTATGATTGCAAAACCTCACAACGTCGATAACGTGGTTCCAGTTAGCGATGTTGAAGGAGTCAAGGTCGATCAGGTTTACGTAGGAACTTGCACGAACGGTAGATTGAGCGACATTGAAATCGTTGCGAAGATGCTAAAAGGTAGAAGGGTTCACAGAGACGTGAGGCTGTTGGTCTGTCCAGCGAGCAGGAGAGTTTATCTAAAGGCACTCGAACTCGGCTATCTCAAAACGATAGTTGAAGCGGGAGGTGTAGTTCTACCACCGGGTTGCGGTCCTTGCGTAGGTATTCACATGGGAGTCTTGGCTGATGGAGAGGTTTGTTTATCAACTCAGAACAGGAATTTCAAGGGTAGGATGGGTAATCCTAACGCGGAAATATACTTAGCATCTCCAGCAACTGCAGTTGCAACTGCAATAAAGGGTGAAATAGCCGATCCGAGAGAGTTCTTATGAATTTTTAATTTTTTTCATAAAAATCATTCTCAGGAATTTCCTTTGGTGAAAATCTCTTCTGGCGTTCTTCCTCAACTATCTTGCCCTGACCCATAAAGATTATCTCTCCAGTTTCCTTAGCAAATCCCTGTTGTCTAAAGCTTGAGTTTGAATTTTCCAGCCAAGTCTGTATGAAGGGTATGTATCATCAACTCCAATCATCAATGTTGTGATTGTAGCCGGAGTCGTTGGCTTTTCTGGAGCTTTCTGTGCACGGCCCAAGGACAGTAATCCCACAACCAGCACGGTCTTTTCGTGGACATAGTGATGGTAGGCGTTGTATATATACCAAACGTTTTATAGCCTTACGAGAACATGGGGCAATGCTGAGCTATCACTGGAGCATACTCAAGGCTTTGAGAGACAATCCCGAAATTCTCATCGAATCTCAAAAAAGGAGGGGAGAGAATGTTGAAATCGTTTACAAAGCTATAGAACTTGACAAACTCTACAGAAAGCTGATGAAGGAACTTGACGAGCTGAGACACGATAGGAACAGGATTTCTCAGGAGATTAGGAAGGCTAAGAGTCAAGAGTTGATAGCAAAAGCTAGGGAAATTTCACAGCTAATCAAGGAGAAGGAGAACGAGCTTAAGAAGGTAGAGAAAGAGCTTAAGGACATTTTGCTTTCAATTCCGAACATAATTCACGAGAGCGTTCCGATTGGAGAGAGCGATGAGGACAACGTTCCAATAAGGTTCTGGGGTAAGTGTAAGGTTTACAGAGAGCATTTAGATGCGTTCCTCAAGCAAACCGAAGGTTTCAATGTAGATTATGAAGTCATAGACAAACCGGTCATAGGTCATGCAGACTATGTCGAAAAGTTCGGATTCGTTGATACGCTTAAAGCGGGAAAGGTTGCTGGCTCGAGATTCTACTACATGTTCGACGATCTAGTATGGTTAGATTTCGCACTGATGATGTACGCTTTGGATTTCTTAGCCAAGCAGGGGTTTAGGGTGGTTATGCCACCCTACATGCTGAACAGGAAAGCCTATCAGGGTGTAACGGCCCTGAGCGATTTCGAGGAGATGCTGTACAAGATTGAGGATGAAGACCTGTATCTGATTGCAACATCGGAACACCCTTTAGCGAGCATGCACATGAACGAGGTTTTAGCTGAAGACGAATTACCTTTGCTTTACGCTGGAGTCAGTCCCTGCTTCAGAAAAGAAGCTGGCGCTCACGGCAAAGACACGAAGGGAATATTCAGAGTTCACATCTTTAACAAGGTTGAGCAGTTCGTCTACTGCTTACCTGAACAAAGCTGGGATTGGCATGAAAAGCTGATAGAGAATGCTGAAAAGCTCTGGCAGGGTTTGGGGATTCCTTACAGGGTTGTGAACGTATGCTCTGGAGATTTGGGTATAGTTGCATCTAAAAAATACGACTTGGAAGCTTGGATGCCAGCCCAAGGAAAGTTCAGGGAGATGGTCTCGTGTAGCAACTGCACGGATTGGCAGAGCTTCAGGTTGAATATAAGGTATGCGGAGAAGAAAGGGGCTCCTTCAAAGGGATTTGTTCATACGCTCAACTCAACTGCAATAGCTACGACAAGAGCTATAACGGCTATAATTGAGAACTTCCAGCTTGAGGATGGCAGGGTTGAGATTCCCAAAGTGCTCAGGAAGTATCTTGAGCCGATTGAATCCGCTCCAAAGGAGTTCATCGAGCCTAAGAAGGATTGATTAATAGATTACAATACCACAAAATTGATTTAAACTTGGGAGTAACTACACCTACCGATGATGAAAAAACAGTACTGATAAGTGATGAATTTGCCGATTTCTGAGGCTAAATCATTTTCTTGACTTTTTCGACAATTTTTGGTAAAATTTCACCGGCCTTTCCGTAAACAACGATGTCAAACAACCAATCCTTGTCAGTTGGATCTTTATTTATTAAAACGAGCTTAGCCCCACTCTCCTTTGCTATAAAAGGCAAACTCGCAGCGGGATAAACCTGAAGAGATGAACCTACAACGATGAAAAGATCAGACTTCTTAGCTTCCTCTATAGCTTCGTTTAGCACGTCTCTTGGCAGTTGTTCACCAAAGAAGACTATCCTCGGCTTTAAATATAAACTACCGCAATTTTCACATTTGATGTCGTCAATTTTGCTAATTATTTCCTCCCACTCGTAAGTCTTTCCACATTTAAGGCAGTCTACGTATTTCAGAGAACCGTGTAGCTCCAAAACCCTTCTACTTCCAGCTTTTTGATGAAGCATGTCTATGTTTTGAGTTATGACAGCCTTGACTATCCCCATTCTCTCAAGCTCTGCAATTGCGTAATGCCCAGCGTTAGGCTTTGCTTTTGTTTTTACAATTAATTCCTTTGCAAAAGCCCAGAATGCTCTTGGATTTCTCATAAATCCATAAATTGATGCAACCTCTTCAGGATCGTATTTACTCCACAAACCGTTCGCACCTCTAAATGTTGGTATACCGCTCTCGGCTGAAATGCCAGCACCTGTAAACACTACAGCGTGCTTCGAATTCTTCAGAAGTCTTGCGATATTATCTATGACCATGTTTAGACATCGGTGAAAAAATTTATTAATTGACTCCTAGTGCTAAGCCTTATGGCGAGAAGAAAGGCTAGAGTAAAGGACAAGTGGAGTATGAAAAAGTGGTATACGCTCATCGCTCCTGAATACTTCGGTCTAGCTGAGATTGGAGAAACACCAGCAGATGATCCGAGCAAAGTGATAAACAGAACGGTTGAGGTTACTCTGGCAGAGCTAACGAACGATTATTCGAATCAGAACCCGTACAAGAAGCTGATATTCAAGGTTTACAGAGTCTCCGGCGAGAACGCGTACACAAAGTTTCATAGATTTGAGATGATGAGAGAGTACATCAACAGCCTAATCAGGAGAAGGACGAGCAAGATAGATGATGTTATCGATGTTACAACAGCTGACGGCTACGTTTTAAGGGTTAAGCCAGTCGCTTTCACCGTCAAGAGATGCAAGACTTCTCAGAAGAGCGCTATCAGGAAGATAATGAGAGAGATTATCATCAACAACGCAAGCCAGAAGAACTTCGTCCAGTTCTTGCAAGAGTGCATCTTGGGAAGAATTCCTTCGGAGATTTACAAGAACGCAAAGAAAATATACCCGCTCAGGAGAGTTGAAATAAGGAAGATCGAGCTTCTGGCTGAACCAAAGCAAGTTGAAGTTGAACAGCCACAGCAGGCTGAAGCTGTAGCTTCTTAACATGTTTTCAGAGGGTTTTGAAAAATTTGTTCTCAAGTTGAATTATCCAAAGCACTGCATTTTTTGCGAGGGTCTCGACTTATCCATTAAAGAGCCTAAGCACCATCCATCTTACGAGATAACCACAGCCTGCAACCTAAATTGCATCTACTGCTACTCCAAAGTTGCCGTGAATAGAGGAACGGCTCCCAAGGAGGGATACTACGGCGATTTGAATCCTAAGGTTGTAACGATCTCGCAGTATGGGGAGCCGTTACTGGCTGGAGTTGATAAAGTTGCAAAGATAATTGAGAAGTTGAGGGAGATTTTTGGAGATGTAAGAATCGATCTGCAAACGAACGGAACGATTGATTTCACGGATTTGGACGGTTTGATAGACATTGCGATGGTAAGCTTAGATGTGGCAAATTCTGAGAGCTACAAGATCGTTACTGGAAAGGACAAATTCCACGATGTTCTCGAAAACATTGAGAATGCCGTGAATATGGACTGCATTTTAACCGTCAGGTCTGTTTTTCTTCCAAACTTTAACGATTCTGAGCTTGTAAAGCTAGCCAAAATTTTGGGTGATATTGGTGTGGATGAGCACTTCATCCAGCCCTGCTCCGTCTATAACGACTGTTTGAACGATCTGCTCTCCGTCGGTTTTGATGTCGAGAGATCAAATAGCCTCTACGATTATCTTAAGGTCGTTTACGATTGTAGCGAGTTTGTAAATGTGGTCATTCCGGGATGTATAAAGGCCGTTTTGGACGAAATATTGAAGCAGTTAGAAGATTTGAGCGATTTGAAGTTTGTTAGGAGAAACTCGATTGCAAGAGAACCGCCAAAGATTAGGAGGGAGTGGAGGTTTGTAATCGATGTCTAGGTCATCCTCTTCTCAACGTACCTTCCCCTAAGCTCTATCTCCTCAGCCCTCTTTATAACCTCTTCAGCCTTTTCGTAAACTTCTCTATAACCTCTAATAAACGCTTCTTTTAGCCTTTCCCAGTTGTCAAAACTCGCTTTGAGAGATTCGAAGTAGACATGCAAATCAACCCCCTTCGGCTCTACTCTGTCCTCAATGAATGCCAAACCAAAATCGACAAAGTAAATCTTACCGTCGCTTAGAATCATGTTCATCGGTGTCACATCTCCGTGAATTATACCGACTCTGTGCATCTTAGCAACTAACCTCCCGATTTCCTCGCTTATCTCTTCGCTCATTACCTCTTTGACTGGCTTTCCCTTGATTCTCTCCATGACTATCTTATCACCTTCAATGTCTAAAATTATCGGAGTGGGAACTCCCTGCCTCCTTGCAAGAGATATTATCTTAGCTTCAGTTTTAGTTCTACTTCTCCTCAAAATCTCATCCAAGTTGGGGTGTCTGTATCGCTTAGGCTTTCTGATCTTCTCAACAATGTTCTCGTAAATTCTAACCTCCGCCTCTCCACCCAAGTAAACTCTCTCAAGCTTTCCGTAATTCAGCATTATCTCACTCCCTTACAAAATGAGGAACAAATCCGTATTTCTGATAGATTCTCTGTGCCTTCTCAGATTTTATAAACTCCAAGAAAGCTTCCGCATTTTCAGGATTCGGAGCGTTCTTAAGCTTGGCTATGTAATAGTTCACCCTGTCACTCATGTCTATCTCAACCTCAACCATTTCAACTGGTAGTCCTTTCATCCGAGCGTAGATGGCCTCAGTGGCCCAAACCCAGCCAGCATCAGCCTTACCTTTCAAAATTCTCTCTGGAGTCTCCCTATGATGAACTAGTGTGTAGATCGTCGTACCCTCTCTAGCTTTCTTTTCCATTATCTTTCTCCTAAGCTTTTCCCCACCAACCTCAAGATACATCTGCACGATATACTTACCTATGTCCTCGTTCTCTGGATTTGGATGAGATACTACAATGTCGTCTCTTGCCAAATCGAATATCGACCTTATTCTCTTCGGATTACCTTTAGGAACCATTAGAACTATGCGGTTGTGCAGGTAAACGAAGTAATCGTCTATAAGCCCTTTCTCCTTGAGCA encodes:
- the cobB gene encoding NAD-dependent protein deacetylase; its protein translation is MVIDNIARLLKNSKHAVVFTGAGISAESGIPTFRGANGLWSKYDPEEVASIYGFMRNPRAFWAFAKELIVKTKAKPNAGHYAIAELERMGIVKAVITQNIDMLHQKAGSRRVLELHGSLKYVDCLKCGKTYEWEEIISKIDDIKCENCGSLYLKPRIVFFGEQLPRDVLNEAIEEAKKSDLFIVVGSSLQVYPAASLPFIAKESGAKLVLINKDPTDKDWLFDIVVYGKAGEILPKIVEKVKKMI
- a CDS encoding radical SAM protein, encoding MFSEGFEKFVLKLNYPKHCIFCEGLDLSIKEPKHHPSYEITTACNLNCIYCYSKVAVNRGTAPKEGYYGDLNPKVVTISQYGEPLLAGVDKVAKIIEKLREIFGDVRIDLQTNGTIDFTDLDGLIDIAMVSLDVANSESYKIVTGKDKFHDVLENIENAVNMDCILTVRSVFLPNFNDSELVKLAKILGDIGVDEHFIQPCSVYNDCLNDLLSVGFDVERSNSLYDYLKVVYDCSEFVNVVIPGCIKAVLDEILKQLEDLSDLKFVRRNSIAREPPKIRREWRFVIDV
- a CDS encoding Kae1-associated kinase Bud32; the protein is MLNYGKLERVYLGGEAEVRIYENIVEKIRKPKRYRHPNLDEILRRSRTKTEAKIISLARRQGVPTPIILDIEGDKIVMERIKGKPVKEVMSEEISEEIGRLVAKMHRVGIIHGDVTPMNMILSDGKIYFVDFGLAFIEDRVEPKGVDLHVYFESLKASFDNWERLKEAFIRGYREVYEKAEEVIKRAEEIELRGRYVEKRMT
- the serS gene encoding serine--tRNA ligase; translated protein: MLSYHWSILKALRDNPEILIESQKRRGENVEIVYKAIELDKLYRKLMKELDELRHDRNRISQEIRKAKSQELIAKAREISQLIKEKENELKKVEKELKDILLSIPNIIHESVPIGESDEDNVPIRFWGKCKVYREHLDAFLKQTEGFNVDYEVIDKPVIGHADYVEKFGFVDTLKAGKVAGSRFYYMFDDLVWLDFALMMYALDFLAKQGFRVVMPPYMLNRKAYQGVTALSDFEEMLYKIEDEDLYLIATSEHPLASMHMNEVLAEDELPLLYAGVSPCFRKEAGAHGKDTKGIFRVHIFNKVEQFVYCLPEQSWDWHEKLIENAEKLWQGLGIPYRVVNVCSGDLGIVASKKYDLEAWMPAQGKFREMVSCSNCTDWQSFRLNIRYAEKKGAPSKGFVHTLNSTAIATTRAITAIIENFQLEDGRVEIPKVLRKYLEPIESAPKEFIEPKKD
- a CDS encoding LAGLIDADG family homing endonuclease, which produces MIDVWREFIENYCEDKIKELVAKYGENGHVKPSIEIDVKNRLRNFLYSRSLEDELEKKPDTVINLIKSAVRDICRMYDVDIRDFNVRFVNLPKRMLIKNLNHMFINKFVSVEGIVRKVYEPKPVLKYAVFECPSCGKDYHVEVDGGFVQRPFKCERCGERNLILNVDRSELTDIQKIQIQDLPENLESSEPPKLLDVYLYDDLAGKVLPGDKVIINGILRIKGGKKFKAELDVYLEANSIEFIDQDVRNIQITEKDKEEIRKLAKRKDIYDLLVQSIAPSIKGYDVIKEAIVLQLFGGITRINPDGTKQRGDIHILLVGDPATSKSQILRAVKQVAPRAILATGYASTGAGLCVAPDSIVFTDSCALEIEKFVEENMKSSVKYNEIAEYSEVKGVSVLTLNDAKISEKAVEKVWRLKSPVKLVRITTQTGKELIVTPETKVMVLEDGKVSWKPAKDLTKQDYVATVRRLKHRGKVVTTLELLSDLDNLIIYGVKGIVKKLVDVATSKLGISKKELSKMIGTYENSLIHNWVKDNARGNIKMKHLRKLVEITGVSWVDVAKEVSEVSLRAGRRIKIPIYVDERLAYLAGLIAGDGCIVGNFDRFVIRFTNSCDELRRRFKELLRDIFGIEAKDVARKNKVPTVEFSSKIVAHLLRKLGIPPSPKSSKLDMTPILLSLPNEILAGFIRGLFDCDGCVVIRRKGSSIVELDTTSKNLAKKLQLALLRFGIVAHLRKRDVKGKTNVINGKDVVSRHDRYSLIIYGENIEKFAKYIGFENPEKNRKLQKLLELRRYKKSNPNLDVIPGVGKVIDEIIKKYGINIRGFNSKRKNVSRYKLREIVEILKNSCNGDERIRLLEFLANSDVLWEKIKNLEIINSPFDFVYDLTVENTHSFIANGIVVHNTVTAVKADDGRWTLEAGALVLADRGIALIDEVEKMDKKDRRYMLESLEQQSYHKDTEILLADGRKVRIGEFVDSLIESNRDKVIVGKDTEILPVDDVFVLGYDLNTKKIVITKADRVSRHIAPKKFVRITFSNGRSVTVTPEHPVLVWKDGNIVEVPAEKVKEGCLVPAIRWYETLTKNVISKDLAKLLGYILSDGYTYDKVYEVGFTNTCKNYVEEFKRIAGKLNLKFKETKNYTNCKLPLSIVRINSKNFYNRLRNLCPEIFAKAKEKRIPYVVMGGSKDIKEAFINGFFKGDGFVDKYRVGLTTTSKAMAEDLHDLLLSIGINSYIYEWKGCYKVVISGYDSILKFSEIVKDDPRYCRILQILERSKNRRNDRDILPKEITEILRDVLNALRLNDGYLTNNISRNFNAHRKTLKDRLKIVEEVIKAVEDGLNSENINKKIESAKRVVRLTEVAKKLGVKYSTLRYRLKKDPTPLLEFAKERLEDLKRKVEIVKGYIEGNIRFLKVRKVEIIENRDSKWVYDITVEPYHLFVSHGLILHNTITVAKAGINATLNTRCSILACANPKRGRFDKHEPIVDQIDLDPPLLSRFDLIFVVLDEPDEVRDKEIAKTILTSDTESKKPKIDPELFKKYILFARNEIKDIVLTPEAEQKIIDYYIDLRMRSKEQGAIAITARQLEALRRLTEASAKIRLSNVATVEDAERAIRIFEESIKQIAIDPETGKLDIDYAISGVSAVQRDRIAIIKNIVKELESSTPWGAPEEEILERAENSKVPKDKAIEVLEKLKQKGELYCPRYGYYKIAGYE
- a CDS encoding 3-isopropylmalate dehydratase large subunit, which produces MGQTIAEKILSEKSGKEVYAGDLVVAKIDQIALQDGTAPLAIRRIRELGREVKAGKITHFFIDHASPPPRKELANDQKLIRSFAKEIGADMNDVGDGVIHQVMIEKHVCPGDLAVGADSHTCTYGALGAFATGMGSTDIAIAMVLGKNWFRVPETFRIQIDGSLPKGVFAKDLILHIIGELGVDGATYKALEFHGETIKAIDMDSRLTMANMVVECGAKVGLFETDDVTRRFLAEMGRENCFKKIKADEDANYEKELYFSAEIEPMIAKPHNVDNVVPVSDVEGVKVDQVYVGTCTNGRLSDIEIVAKMLKGRRVHRDVRLLVCPASRRVYLKALELGYLKTIVEAGGVVLPPGCGPCVGIHMGVLADGEVCLSTQNRNFKGRMGNPNAEIYLASPATAVATAIKGEIADPREFL
- a CDS encoding 30S ribosomal protein S3ae is translated as MARRKARVKDKWSMKKWYTLIAPEYFGLAEIGETPADDPSKVINRTVEVTLAELTNDYSNQNPYKKLIFKVYRVSGENAYTKFHRFEMMREYINSLIRRRTSKIDDVIDVTTADGYVLRVKPVAFTVKRCKTSQKSAIRKIMREIIINNASQKNFVQFLQECILGRIPSEIYKNAKKIYPLRRVEIRKIELLAEPKQVEVEQPQQAEAVAS